A part of Melittangium boletus DSM 14713 genomic DNA contains:
- a CDS encoding FecCD family ABC transporter permease, with protein sequence MPGFHAPAFWGRRTRGLLVLVPLLLACVIASLGTGAVSISPTQVISILFEQVGLPRLTDFTPQQAAVLQAIRLPRVCMGVLVGAALAVAGAALQGLLRNPLADPGLLGVSGGASVAVAAVTVFNLRVLGTFTVPVAAFLGSLMAILVVSSLAHENGRTNVAMMLLCGIAINALCVSCTGLFTYLSTDDQLRILAFWQLGSLAGATWTSVSALAPLVLVCVVGMTWLANPLNALLLGESNARHLGIPVERLKWTIISLVALGVGAAVAVSGMIGFIGLMVPHLVRLSLGSNHRALLPLSTLLGASLLVLSDLVARTVVIPSELPIGIVTSLAGAPFFLYLLLRQRRLHTP encoded by the coding sequence ATGCCCGGGTTCCACGCGCCGGCCTTCTGGGGCCGACGGACCCGGGGGCTGCTCGTCCTCGTGCCGCTGCTGCTCGCGTGCGTCATTGCCTCCCTGGGAACGGGAGCGGTGTCCATCAGCCCCACCCAGGTGATTTCCATCCTGTTCGAGCAGGTGGGCCTGCCGCGCCTCACCGACTTCACGCCCCAGCAGGCCGCGGTCCTCCAGGCCATCCGCCTGCCCCGCGTCTGCATGGGCGTGCTCGTCGGCGCCGCGCTGGCCGTGGCCGGAGCGGCGCTCCAGGGCCTGCTGCGCAATCCCCTCGCCGATCCGGGACTGCTCGGCGTGTCGGGCGGGGCCTCGGTCGCCGTGGCCGCCGTCACCGTGTTCAACCTGCGGGTGCTCGGCACCTTCACCGTGCCCGTGGCGGCGTTCCTCGGCAGCCTCATGGCCATCCTCGTCGTCTCGTCCCTCGCCCACGAGAACGGCAGGACGAACGTCGCGATGATGCTGCTGTGTGGCATCGCCATCAACGCGCTGTGCGTGTCCTGCACGGGCCTCTTCACCTACCTCTCGACCGACGATCAGCTGCGCATCCTCGCCTTCTGGCAGCTCGGCTCGCTCGCCGGAGCCACCTGGACGTCTGTCTCCGCGCTGGCGCCGCTCGTGCTCGTGTGCGTGGTGGGCATGACCTGGCTCGCCAACCCGCTCAATGCCCTGCTGCTGGGCGAGTCGAACGCGCGGCACCTGGGCATCCCCGTGGAGCGGCTCAAGTGGACCATCATCTCGCTCGTGGCGCTGGGCGTGGGCGCCGCGGTGGCCGTGTCCGGGATGATCGGCTTCATCGGACTCATGGTGCCCCACCTCGTGCGCCTGAGCCTGGGCTCCAACCACCGGGCGCTGCTGCCCTTGTCGACCCTGCTGGGCGCCTCGCTGCTCGTGCTCTCGGACCTGGTCGCCCGCACCGTCGTCATCCCCTCCGAGCTGCCCATCGGCATCGTCACCTCGCTCGCGGGCGCCCCCTTCTTCCTCTACCTGCTGCTGCGCCAGCGGAGGCTCCACACCCCATGA
- a CDS encoding serine/threonine protein kinase, with the protein METFGRYELLRKLATGGMGQVFLARQKGPVGFQKLLVLKRLLPHLSEDQDFIQMFLDEARIAGVLNHPNIAQIYDLGDVDGVFYIAMEYVQGESVNQVNIRARRTKGALPLGLKCRIIADAAAGLDHAHQARTPSGRRLGLIHRDVSPQNVLVGFNGNVKLIDFGVAKAAGKLSQTMVGTIKGKHAYMSPEQARGEELDARSDVYGLGIVFHELLTSQRLFKRETDLATLKAVVGARVPPPSELVPGIPKELDLVVMKALARRRDERYQSAGELQLALEDFLLSERLPGTQAHLTAFMKDLYAPELEDERFATEPTVIQYDPRLLREQAAAPARETSSPSATKVGAVQGPVQPPRLRPTAPASAPPARRAQVVTHAPRGPGNPARDRSEETED; encoded by the coding sequence GTGGAAACCTTCGGCCGCTACGAACTGCTGCGCAAACTGGCGACGGGTGGAATGGGTCAGGTCTTCCTGGCCCGGCAGAAGGGACCCGTGGGCTTCCAGAAGCTGCTGGTGCTCAAGCGGCTCCTGCCCCACCTGTCCGAGGACCAGGACTTCATCCAGATGTTCCTGGACGAGGCGCGTATCGCCGGGGTGCTCAACCACCCGAACATCGCGCAGATCTACGACCTGGGGGATGTGGACGGCGTCTTCTACATCGCCATGGAGTACGTGCAGGGCGAGTCCGTCAATCAGGTGAACATCCGTGCCCGCCGCACCAAGGGCGCCCTGCCCCTGGGGCTCAAGTGCCGCATCATCGCGGACGCGGCCGCGGGGTTGGACCATGCGCACCAGGCGCGCACGCCCTCGGGCCGCCGGCTCGGCCTCATCCACCGGGACGTGTCCCCCCAGAACGTGCTGGTGGGCTTCAACGGCAACGTGAAGCTCATCGACTTCGGCGTGGCCAAGGCCGCGGGCAAGCTGTCCCAGACGATGGTGGGCACCATCAAGGGCAAGCACGCGTACATGTCCCCGGAACAGGCGCGAGGGGAAGAGCTCGACGCGCGCTCGGACGTGTATGGCCTGGGCATCGTCTTCCACGAGCTGCTGACGAGCCAGCGGCTCTTCAAGCGGGAGACGGACCTGGCCACCCTCAAGGCCGTGGTGGGCGCCCGGGTGCCGCCTCCCTCGGAGCTCGTGCCCGGCATCCCCAAGGAGCTGGACCTCGTGGTGATGAAGGCCCTCGCCCGCCGGCGCGACGAGCGCTACCAGAGCGCTGGAGAGCTCCAGCTCGCGCTGGAGGACTTCCTCCTGTCCGAGCGGCTGCCGGGCACCCAGGCCCACCTCACCGCCTTCATGAAGGACCTGTACGCCCCCGAACTGGAGGACGAGCGCTTCGCCACCGAGCCCACCGTCATCCAGTACGACCCGCGGCTGCTGCGGGAGCAGGCCGCGGCCCCGGCGCGCGAGACGAGTTCCCCCTCGGCGACGAAGGTGGGCGCGGTCCAGGGCCCCGTGCAGCCGCCGCGCCTGCGCCCCACCGCCCCGGCGAGCGCGCCTCCCGCCCGGCGGGCCCAGGTCGTCACGCACGCCCCTCGCGGCCCGGGCAACCCCGCGCGTGACCGCAGCGAGGAGACGGAAGACTAG
- a CDS encoding radical SAM/SPASM domain-containing protein, with protein sequence MPPPVVQPRTAYAVWELTLKCNLACGHCGSRAGDKRNDELSPQEALDLVRQLAEVGIQEVTIEGGEAFLRPDWLDIARAITDHGMRCTMTTGGYGLSRETARRMKEAGIAHVSVSVDGLEATHDRIRGRPKSFLFCFQTLGHFREVGLPFSANTQINRLSAPELPALYERLRDAGIRAWQVQLTTPMGNGADNAWMLLQPAELPDFYRMLARIALRAREESRVALVPANDIGYFGPYDDLLFSSVGKVWAGCKAGLSVLGIHADGGIKGCPTLPAEYVGGNIRQQPLTDILESRELTFNVAAGTDEGTAHMWGYCGSCKYAAACRGGCTQQAHVLFDRRGNNPFCHHRSLELAGRGLRERVVPGTPGPGKPFDHGVFDLIEEPLNAPWPENDPHRFTYERVAWPSGWELFPIPGEHQAPAGAA encoded by the coding sequence ATGCCGCCTCCAGTCGTTCAGCCCCGCACGGCGTATGCCGTGTGGGAGCTCACCCTGAAGTGCAACCTCGCCTGTGGCCATTGCGGCTCCCGGGCGGGGGACAAGCGCAATGACGAGCTCTCTCCCCAGGAGGCGCTCGACCTGGTCCGCCAGCTCGCCGAGGTGGGCATCCAGGAAGTCACCATCGAGGGCGGAGAGGCATTCCTCCGCCCCGACTGGCTCGACATCGCGCGAGCCATCACCGATCACGGCATGCGCTGCACCATGACGACGGGCGGCTATGGCCTGTCGCGCGAGACGGCGCGCCGCATGAAGGAGGCGGGCATCGCGCACGTCTCCGTCTCCGTGGACGGATTGGAAGCCACGCACGATCGCATCCGTGGCCGTCCCAAGTCCTTTCTCTTCTGCTTCCAGACGCTGGGCCACTTCCGCGAGGTGGGCCTGCCGTTCAGCGCCAACACGCAGATCAACCGCCTGTCCGCCCCCGAGCTGCCCGCGCTGTACGAGCGCCTGAGGGACGCGGGCATCCGTGCCTGGCAGGTGCAGCTCACCACGCCCATGGGCAATGGAGCGGACAACGCGTGGATGCTGTTGCAGCCCGCGGAGCTGCCGGACTTCTACCGGATGCTCGCCCGCATCGCGCTGCGCGCCCGCGAGGAGTCGCGCGTGGCATTGGTGCCCGCCAATGACATTGGCTATTTCGGCCCGTATGACGACCTGCTCTTCTCGAGCGTGGGCAAGGTGTGGGCGGGCTGCAAGGCGGGGCTGTCGGTGCTGGGCATCCATGCCGACGGCGGCATCAAGGGTTGCCCCACCCTGCCGGCCGAGTACGTGGGCGGCAACATCCGCCAGCAGCCCCTGACCGACATCCTGGAGTCACGCGAGCTCACCTTCAACGTGGCGGCCGGCACGGACGAGGGCACCGCGCACATGTGGGGCTACTGCGGAAGCTGCAAGTACGCCGCGGCCTGCCGGGGCGGATGCACCCAGCAGGCGCACGTGCTCTTCGACCGGCGCGGCAACAACCCCTTCTGCCACCACCGCTCGCTGGAACTGGCCGGGCGGGGCCTGCGCGAGCGAGTCGTTCCCGGCACGCCGGGCCCGGGAAAGCCCTTCGACCACGGCGTCTTCGACTTGATCGAGGAGCCGTTGAATGCGCCCTGGCCCGAGAACGACCCCCACCGCTTCACCTACGAGCGCGTGGCGTGGCCCTCGGGTTGGGAGCTCTTCCCCATCCCCGGCGAGCACCAGGCCCCGGCTGGAGCGGCGTAG
- a CDS encoding heme ABC transporter ATP-binding protein has product MTAALDVRELHCRIGGTSLLSGIHFALEPGQFLAIIGRNGAGKSTLLKHVTGELPAREGEVRLFGTPLASHPGEELALRRAVVPQTTHLQFAYETLEVVMLGRIPHQRRRPESREDVRIARECLERVGLGGYETRDYLTLSGGEQQRVHIARALAQIHGTPGDRLLLMDEPTSSLDVAHQHKTLQLVKDLNREGIAALLILHDLNLVAQYADRVLVLAERKALAFGPPNEVMTTDILGRAFGYPMTALAHPWLSCPLIVSGEQSL; this is encoded by the coding sequence ATGACCGCGGCCCTCGACGTGCGCGAGCTGCATTGCCGGATCGGCGGGACGAGCCTGCTGTCCGGCATCCACTTCGCCCTGGAGCCCGGCCAGTTCCTCGCCATCATCGGCCGCAATGGCGCGGGCAAGAGCACCCTGCTCAAACATGTGACGGGGGAGCTTCCCGCTCGCGAGGGCGAGGTCCGGCTCTTCGGCACGCCGCTCGCGAGCCACCCGGGCGAGGAGCTGGCGCTCCGGCGAGCCGTGGTGCCACAAACCACCCACCTCCAGTTCGCCTACGAGACGCTGGAGGTCGTCATGCTGGGAAGGATTCCCCACCAGCGCCGCCGCCCCGAGTCACGAGAGGACGTGCGCATCGCCCGGGAGTGCCTGGAGCGGGTGGGGCTCGGCGGGTACGAGACCCGCGACTACCTGACGCTGTCCGGAGGCGAGCAGCAGCGGGTCCACATCGCGCGGGCCCTCGCTCAAATCCACGGCACGCCGGGCGACCGGTTGCTGCTCATGGACGAACCCACGAGCAGCCTGGACGTGGCCCATCAACACAAGACGCTCCAGCTCGTGAAGGACTTGAACCGGGAAGGCATCGCGGCGCTGCTCATCCTCCATGACCTGAACCTGGTGGCGCAGTACGCGGACCGGGTGCTGGTGCTCGCCGAGCGGAAGGCGCTCGCCTTCGGGCCGCCCAACGAAGTCATGACGACGGACATCCTCGGCCGGGCGTTCGGCTACCCCATGACGGCGCTCGCCCACCCGTGGCTGTCCTGCCCGCTCATCGTCTCGGGCGAACAGTCCCTCTGA
- a CDS encoding heme/hemin ABC transporter substrate-binding protein: MALARSGVAVMQKLAMLLPLVSAVLMSSPVRAEPVKGIDGRTVEVAVPKRVVAVNSALVEILFALGKGDTVVGTDVAGTYPPALEKIAKVGHPYHPSVEGIISLTPDVVVASEENMPSATAEQLRSAKLPVLVLENSSKDGVEGLKRRISQLARLYQVPEAGQRMIQDIDTRLGALQKKIAAVKKKPRILFLYAHGPGEAFVYGRDTGVHVLIELAGGQNAADFTTGTKVLTAEGMVQASPDAIILLHRGLKAVGGPEGVLKMPGVALTPAGQQRKIFAVDDTIRWVGPRFPQFADTLFNDLHATPRP; the protein is encoded by the coding sequence ATGGCCTTGGCCCGGAGTGGAGTCGCCGTCATGCAGAAGCTCGCCATGCTGTTGCCGCTCGTGAGCGCCGTCCTCATGAGTTCTCCCGTCCGAGCGGAGCCCGTCAAGGGAATCGATGGCCGGACGGTGGAGGTCGCCGTGCCCAAGCGGGTGGTGGCGGTCAACTCCGCGCTGGTGGAGATCCTGTTCGCGCTGGGCAAGGGGGACACCGTCGTCGGCACCGACGTGGCGGGCACCTACCCTCCCGCGCTGGAGAAGATCGCCAAGGTGGGACACCCCTACCATCCGAGCGTCGAGGGCATCATCAGCCTGACGCCGGACGTGGTGGTGGCCAGCGAGGAGAACATGCCGTCCGCCACCGCCGAGCAGCTCCGGAGCGCGAAGCTGCCCGTGCTCGTCCTGGAGAACTCCAGCAAGGACGGGGTGGAGGGGCTCAAGCGGCGCATCTCCCAGCTCGCGCGGCTCTACCAGGTCCCCGAGGCCGGCCAGCGGATGATCCAGGACATCGACACACGGCTCGGAGCGCTCCAGAAGAAGATCGCCGCGGTGAAGAAGAAGCCCCGCATCCTCTTCCTCTACGCGCACGGGCCCGGCGAGGCCTTCGTCTACGGACGCGACACGGGCGTCCACGTGCTCATCGAGCTGGCGGGAGGCCAGAACGCGGCGGACTTCACCACGGGGACGAAGGTGCTGACGGCGGAGGGCATGGTGCAGGCCTCGCCCGACGCCATCATCCTGCTCCACCGGGGGCTCAAGGCGGTGGGCGGCCCCGAGGGCGTCTTGAAGATGCCGGGCGTGGCCCTGACGCCGGCGGGCCAGCAGCGGAAGATCTTCGCCGTGGACGACACCATCCGCTGGGTCGGCCCCCGCTTCCCCCAGTTCGCGGACACCCTGTTCAACGATCTGCATGCGACCCCTCGGCCTTGA